The Vigna unguiculata cultivar IT97K-499-35 chromosome 1, ASM411807v1, whole genome shotgun sequence nucleotide sequence AAACCCTTATGGATCAGGGGAGCTCGGTGGATATCCTCTATTGGAGAACTTTCAAAAAGTTGAAAATCTCAGAAGCAGACATTCAACATTATTCGGAACCTATAGTTGGCTTTTCAGGTGAAAGGGTAGACACGAAAGGCTACATCGACCTTTTCACTAAATTTGGAGGAGGAAAGGTGACGAGGACGGTAAAGATCAGGTACCTCATTATCGATGCGCACACATCATATAACATATTATTAGGAAGGCCCTCTCTTAATACGTTATGCGCAGTCGTCTCTACATATCATTTGGCAATGAAGTTTCCTTCCGCATCCGGAGACATCATCACCATACACGTGGACCAACCCATTGCCCGTAAGTGTTATGCAGACAGCTTGAGAGGACGGCCCAAGTCACCCCAAGACGCGTAGTGCACAACATTGAGAAGACGTCGAGGATTGAGGGCGCAGACTTAGATCCTTGTTTCAACGATGACACACGGGTCAAACCAGTCGAGGCCATAGAGAGACACGACTTCGGGGATGGGCTCAAGTATACCTACACCGGTAAGGCATATGCAGATGTCGTAGAGCTGAAGCAGGCGTTGAACGAACATGTCGATTTGTTCGCCTGGAGTGCAGCTAACATGCCTAGAATCGACCCTCGAGTTGCTTGTCATAGATTATCTGTTTATGCAGAGGCAAAACCGGTCGCTCAAAAGAGGCGAAAAATGGGGGAAGAGAAGAGGGACGCAACCAAGGTCTAGGTGTAGAAATTGCTTTCCGCGGACTTTATTACAGAAGCTACGTATACCACTTGGTTGGCCAACGTGGTGTTAGTAAAAAAATCCAATGGTAAGTGGCGGATGTGCACGGATTATACGGACCTTAATAAGGCTTGCCCTAAAGACACTTATCCTTTGCCCAGCATCGACCGGCTTGTCGATGGAGCAGCTGGCCATAGGGTACTTAGTTTCCTGGATGCCTATTCGGGTTACAATCAAATACCTATGTACGCATGTGACAAGGAGAAAATAACTTTCATCACATAGGAGGCTAATTTCTACTATGAGGTAATGCCCTTTGGCTTGAAAAATACAAGGGCGACATATTAGAGGTTGATGGATCGGATTTTTCATCATTTGATTGGAAAGTGTATGGAGGTTTACGTGGATGACATGGTGGTGATGTCCGATTCATTAGAGCATCATATAACAGACCTTAGGGAGGTGCTACATGCAATACGCCAATATGACATGCGCCTGAATCCTTAGAAGTGCGTGTTCGGGGTCACAGGAGGAAAATTCCTAGGTTTCATGTTAACGCACCGAGGTATTGAGGCCAACCCGGATAAGTGCCAAGCAGTGCTGAGTATGCGTAGTCCAGCAAACATCAAGGAGACACAAAGGTTGGTCGGACGTTTAGCGGCACTATCACGATTCATGCCGACACTAGCTGAGAAAACACAGCCCATGCTTAAACTGATGATGAAGGCTTGTAAGTTCGCGTGGGACGAAGCCTGTGAGCACACATTTGTTAAACTGAAGGAATATTTGTCCTCACCCCCGATATTGCACAAACCCGCAAAAGGTAAACCACTTTTAGTATATCTAGCTATTTCTAATAACACTGTAAGCAATGCTATAGTCCAGGAACACGATGGACAGCAACAACCTGTTTACTTCATCAGCAGAGTTTTGCACGATGCTGAGCTGCGCTACCAAACAGTTGAGAAGGTGGCATTGGCATTAGTAGTTACAACCAGAAGACTACGGTCGTACTTTCAGAGCTATGAGGTCATAGTGCGAACCGACTACCCAATACACAAAATGCTGAGAAGACCCGATCTGGCGGGCCGTATGGTGGGATGGTCGGTTGAATTGTCCGAATTTCATATTCGCTGCGAAGCACGGGGAGCgatcaaagcccaatgtctgGCCGATTTTGTTAACGAGCTGGCTGGACAGACAGAGCTGGACGATAACACATGGACACTTTTCGTGGACGGCTCCTCTAACACTAAAGGCGGAGGGGCTGGTATAGTTTTGCAAGGACCGAACAATTTTCTTCTTGAACAATCCTTGCGATTCGGATTCAAACCCTCCAACAATCAAGCGGAGTACGAAGCATTGATTGTTGGACTGCACTTAGCGGTAGACATGGGCGTCGAGAACCTCACGTGCAAATCTGATTTGCAACTCCTAGTTGGACATATGGATGGTAGCTTTCAGGTGAAAGATCCTCTCCTCTCACGATATTACCATGTTGTGAAGGGAATGTTGGCACAATTCAAAACTGTACGGTTGGAACACATTAACCGCGCGCAGAACTCTAGAGCAGATCTACTCTCTAAGTTAGCTACGACGAAGATGAAGGGACAACATCACACAGTAATTCATGCTACTCTCAGTCAACCTACTGTCACCATGATAGATAGCAATGTCACAGAGGTCTCTGAAACAGAGGACAAGGGGTGGATGGCTCCCATAGTTCAGTTCATACAACACGGTGAGGACAGCGGGGCCGACGATCCCGCAATCAGAAGGAAGGCTTCGCGGTTCATGCTCACAGGCGGCGAGTTATATAGAAGAGGCTTTTCCAACCCTCTCTTAAAATGCGTGGCCGAAAATCAAACGCAATACTTGCTGTATGAATTGCACACAGGCATTTGCAGTTTTCATTCCGGTTCACGAGCCATGACGTCCCGCATTTTGCGAGCGGGGTATTATTGGCCCACCCTCAAGACAGATTGCGACAGGTATGTCCAACGATGTACTCGCTGCCAGCAGCATGGCAATCTCTTACACGCGAAGCCAGAAGAACTTCATGCCATTATATCTCCATGGCCATTTGTTATGTGGGGTATGGACATCTTAGGACCTTTTAGTCCTGGGAAGGGACAGGTCAAGTTTTTGCTAGTGGCAGtcgattattttaccaaatggatcgaagcAGAACCTCTCGCTACGATCACGGCTCAGCAGGTACAAAAGTTTGTTTGGCGCAATCTAATCTGCAGGTTTGGCGTTCCAAAAACCATTGTAACAGACAATGGGTGACAGTTCGTTGATAAGGGGCTGGCTGACTTTTACAAAGGACTCCATATTTGCCATGTTACTAGTTCGGTGGAGCATCCGCAGACAAATGGCCAAGTAGAGGCCGGAAACAAAGTCATATTGAAGGAATTGAAGAAACGACTCGGGGATGCGAAAGGCACCTGGGCCGATGAACTACTAGAAGTTTTGTGGGCCTATCGCTGCACCCCTCAATCCACGACTCAGGAAACACCATATAGCTTGACATACGGGGTTGACGCGATGATTCCTATTGAAATTGGCGACACTTCACTGAGACGACAACTCTTTGACGTTAACCTTAACAACGAAAGCATGCTCATAAACCTGGACTTGCTCCATGAGCTCAGGGATCGTAGTTGCATACGAGAAGCAACATCCAAGGTTCGAGCTCAACGCCGCTATAATTCTAAAGTCAAGCATCGATCGTTTCATCAAGGAGATTTGGTTTGGCGGATGGCTAGTAACGCACGAAAGCATGCAAGCAAATTCTCCCCTAACTGGGAGGGTCCATTTCGCATCCGTGAGGTCATTGGCAAGGGAGCTTACCGCCTAGAATACCTGTTTGGGACCCCTATACCAGCAACTTGGAATTCGTCacatctaaaattttattatagcTTAGACTATTCATGTGGCACACGATGTACTCTTTCTTACCtcgattttttttctctaaggaGGGTTTTTGTCGAGGAGGTTTTAATGAGGCATCCTCGTTACTAATAAAGTATTTGCATtccttttatattgtttttcgATTGGATTTGTCCATTTTCTCTCATGCGATAATACAGTTCTTACTCTCCCAAGGGGTCTGGAAGCCTCGTTAACCATGACGAGCCCTCCCCTCAACTCTTCACTAT carries:
- the LOC114187364 gene encoding uncharacterized protein LOC114187364, producing MCTDYTDLNKACPKDTYPLPSIDRLVDGAAGHRKCVFGVTGGKFLGFMLTHRGIEANPDKCQAVLSMRSPANIKETQRLVGRLAALSRFMPTLAEKTQPMLKLMMKACKFAWDEACEHTFVKLKEYLSSPPILHKPAKGKPLLVYLAISNNTVSNAIVQEHDGQQQPVYFISRVLHDAELRYQTVEKVALALVVTTRRLRSYFQSYEVIVRTDYPIHKMLRRPDLAGRMVGWSVELSEFHIRCEARGAIKAQCLADFVNELAGQTELDDNTWTLFVDGSSNTKGGGAGIVLQGPNNFLLEQSLRFGFKPSNNQAEYEALIVGLHLAVDMGVENLTCKSDLQLLVGHMDGSFQVKDPLLSRYYHVVKGMLAQFKTVRLEHINRAQNSRADLLSKLATTKMKGQHHTVIHATLSQPTVTMIDSNVTEVSETEDKGWMAPIVQFIQHGEDSGADDPAIRRKASRFMLTGGELYRRGFSNPLLKCVAENQTQYLLYELHTGICSFHSGSRAMTSRILRAGYYWPTLKTDCDRYVQRCTRCQQHGNLLHAKPEELHAIISPWPFVMWGMDILGPFSPGKGQVKFLLVAVDYFTKWIEAEPLATITAQQFVDKGLADFYKGLHICHVTSSVEHPQTNGQVEAGNKVILKELKKRLGDAKGTWADELLEVLWAYRCTPQSTTQETPYSLTYGVDAMIPIEIGDTSLRRQLFDVNLNNESMLINLDLLHELRDRSCIREATSKVRAQRRYNSKVKHRSFHQGDLVWRMASNARKHASKFSPNWEGPFRIREVIGKGAYRLEYLFGTPIPATWNSSHLKFYYSLDYSCGTRCTLSYLDFFSLRRVFVEEVLMRHPRY